From the Lolium rigidum isolate FL_2022 chromosome 2, APGP_CSIRO_Lrig_0.1, whole genome shotgun sequence genome, one window contains:
- the LOC124693121 gene encoding LOW QUALITY PROTEIN: protein OPAQUE1-like (The sequence of the model RefSeq protein was modified relative to this genomic sequence to represent the inferred CDS: inserted 1 base in 1 codon), with the protein MSYRKGSKVWVEEKGEGWLEAEVVDARDRAVVVLTSQRKKISVLPEKLLPRDTDEDLGGGHVDDMTKLTYLNEPGVLYNLKRRYALNEIYTYTGSILIAVNPFMRLPHLYNEYMMEQYKGVRLGDLSPHVFAVADASYRAMVNDSRSQSILVSGESGAGKTETTKLIMRYLTYVGGRAVLDDRSVEQQVLESNPLLEAFGNAKTIRNDNSSRFGKFVEIQFDKTGRISGAAIRTYLLERSRVVQITDPERNFHCFYQLCASGKDAELYKLGHASTFHYLNQSKTYELEGTNNEDEYWKTKRAMDIVGISRSDQDAIFRTLAAILHLGNIEFSPGKESDSSKIKDSTSNFHLQMTATLLMCDPDLLVSSLCSRSIHTTEGIIIKALDCAAAVANRDTLAKTVYARLFDWLVQNINKSIGQDVDSKAQIGVLDIYGFESFKHNSFEQFCINFANEKLQQHFNEHVFKMEQEEYKSEKINWSYIEFIDNQDMLDLIEKKPIGIIALLDEACMFPKSTHVTFATKMFRNLSSHPRLEKTKFSETDFSISHYAGKVTYQTDSFLEKNRDYIVAEHCNLLSSSRCPLLSGXFTSLPEESVRSSYKFSSVASRFKQQLQALMETLSTTEPHYVRCVKPNSVNRPQIFENQSVLHQLRCGGVLEAVRISLAGYPTRRTYAEFVDRFGVLVPELMLGSYDERVLTESILEKMKLDNFQLGRTKVFLRAGQIAILDVRRAEVLDNAARRIQGRFRTFIARKEFMKTKEASISVQAYCRGCFARKMYTIMRETAAAIILQKHVRRLILQRNYQEACSAALLIQSCIRGFIARRYFSTIREQKAALVIQSFWRKRKVAMLFQHYKQATIAIQCAWRQKLARKELRKLRMTANEAGALREAKNKLEKKLDDLTLRLTLERRMRAAGEETKLVEISKRDKIIETLSAECAAAKSSARTEHDKNLLLQRQLNDSLEEIAMLRSNKILKAEEEKQNSNLKNIVKSLSEKNSLLENELSTARKSSDDTMEKLKDVEGKCTHLQENLEKLQEKLTSLENENHVLRNKAFNISPKTVSEKFSASIGLPNSEQKHIFETPTSTKHLAAIPHSTGTRRQKLPVERHEGNHEILSRCIKENLGFKDGKPVAACIIYKCLLHWRAFESERTAIFDHVIEAINGVLKAKEADGRLPYWLSNTSALLCLLQKNLRSNGFFGTPSRRSAGSVGLGGRIGQLVGRGDTLAQVDARYPAILFKQQLTACVEKIFGQLRDNLKKEISPLLSVCIQAPKSTRAQAGKASKSPGVGAQQPSNSHWDNIVNFLNLLMDTLRENYVPSFFIRKLITQLFSFINIQLFNSLLLRRECCTFSNGEYVKAGLSSLEKWITDVTEEFAGTSWHELNYIRQAVGFLVIHQKRKKTLEEISQDLCPSLSIRQIYRICSMYWDDKYNTQGISEAVVSAMREMVNKDTANLVSNSFLLDDDLSIPFSTEDLSMAIPATDYADVELPECLHQHPSVQFLLAS; encoded by the exons ATGAGCTACCGGAAGGGGTCCAAGGTCtgggtggaggagaagggggagGGGTGGCTCGAGGCGGAGGTGGTCGACGCCAGGGACCGCGCCGTCGTCGTGCTCACGAGCCAGCGGAAGAAG ATTTCAGTTTTGCCAGAGAAATTGCTGCCTAGGGACACAGATGAAGATCTCGGTGGGGGGCATGTTGATGACATGACCAAACTGACCTATCTTAATGAACCAGGTGTTTTGTACAATCTGAAGCGGAGATATGCATTGAATGAGATATAT ACATACACTGGAAGCATCTTGATTGCTGTTAATCCTTTCATGAGGCTTCCTCACCTGTATAATGAGTACATGATGGAGCAATATAAGGGTGTCCGATTAGGCGATCTGAGTCCGCATGTTTTTGCGGTTGCTGATGCATCATACAG GGCTATGGTGAATGATTCCCGGAGCCAGTCGATCTTAGTAAGTGGTGAAAGTGGTGCTGGCAAGACTGAAACAACAAAGCTTATCATGCGATATCTTACGTATGTTGGTGGCCGAGCTGTTCTTGATGATCGATCAGTTGAGCAACAGGTTCTTGAA TCTAACCCTCTTCTGGAGGCATTTGGGAATGCAAAGACAATTAGAAATGACAACTCAAG CCGGTTTGGAAAATTTGTCGAGATCCAGTTTGATAAAACTGGTAGAATATCCGGAGCTGCAATTAGGACCTATCTTCTGGAAAGATCTCGTGTTGTGCAAATTACTGACCCTGAAAGAAACTTTCATTGTTTTTATCAGTTATGTGCATCAGGAAAG GATGCAGAGTTATACAAGCTTGGCCATGCAAGTACTTTTCATTACTTGAATCAAAGCAAGACATATGAATTGGAAGGGACAAATAATGAAGATGAGTACTGGAAGACGAAAAGGGCAATGGATATTGTCGGCATCAGCAGAAGTGATCAG GATGCTATATTTCGGACATTGGCAGCCATTCTCCATCTTGGAAATATTGAGTTTTCTCCAGGAAAGGAATCTGATTCGTCGAAAATTAAAGATTCAACATCAAATTTTCACCTCCAGATGACAGCTACACTACTCAT GTGCGATCCAGATCTGTTGGTCTCATCTTTATGTAGCCGGTCTATACACACCACTGAAGGAATAATTATAAAAGCATTAGATTGTGCTGCAGCGGTGGCTAATCGTGATACCTTAGCAAAGACTGTATATGCAAGATTATTTGACTG GCTTGTTCAGAATATTAACAAGTCAATTGGTCAAGATGTTGATTCGAAAGCACAAATTGGTGTTTTGGATATCTATGGCTTCGAAAGCTTCAAACACAACAG CTTTGAACAGTTTTGCATTAACTTTGCGAATGAAAAGCTTCAGCAACATTTTAACGAG CATGTATTCAAGATGGAGCAAGAGGAGTACAAAAGCGAGAAAATAAATTGGAGCTACATTGAATTTATTGACAATCAAGATATGTTGGATTTGATTGAAAAg AAACCTATTGGAATTATTGCACTGCTGGATGAGGCTTG CATGTTTCCAAAATCTACTCATGTAACCTTCGCAACAAAGATGTTCAGAAACTTGTCTTCCCATCCTAGGCTTGAGAAGACCAAGTTCTCAGAAACAGATTTTAGTATCTCTCACTACGCTGGGAAG GTGACATATCAAACAGATTCTTTTCTGGAGAAGAATCGGGATTACATTGTTGCAGAGCACTGCAATCTTTTATCATCTTCAAGATGTCCACTTCTTTCTG CTTTTACTTCTTTGCCGGAAGAGTCAGTAAGATCGTCATATAAATTCTCATCAGTTGCTTCCCGATTTAAG CAACAACTTCAAGCCCTCATGGAAACGCTGAGCACAACAGAACCTCATTATGTACGCTGTGTGAAGCCTAACTCTGTTAATCGGCctcagatttttgaaaatcaaAGTGTTTTGCACCAACTACGTTGTGGA GGTGTTTTAGAGGCTGTTCGCATTAGTCTTGCTGGCTATCCTACCAGAAGGACATATGCTGAATTTGTTGATCGGTTTGGTGTCCTAGTTCCTGAGTTGATGCTCGGAAG TTACGATGAAAGGGTGTTAACAGAGTCAATCCTTGAAAAAATGAAGCTCGACAATTTCCAA CTTGGTAGAACAAAGGTGTTCCTTAGAGCTGGTCAAATCGCGATACTGGATGTGCGTCGTGCCGAGGTTTTGGACAATGCTGCACGCCGCATCCAAGGTCGTTTCAGAACATTCATCGCCCGCAAAGAGTTCATGAAAACAAAGGAGGCTTCAATTTCAGTTCAAGCATATTGTAGAG GTTGTTTTGCAAGGAAGATGTATACAATCATGAGAGAAACAGCAGCTGCCATAATTCTTCAGAAGCATGTAAGAAGGTTGATATTACAGCGGAATTACCAGGAAGCATGTTCAGCAGCTCTGCTAATTCAATCCTGTATACGGGGGTTTATTGCTCGTCGCTATTTCTCAACCATCAGAGAGCAGAAGGCTGCTTTAGTGATACAG TCCTTCTGGAGAAAACGGAAGGTTGCCATGCTTTTCCAGCATTACAAGCAAGCTACTATAGCAAttcagtgtgcttggagacaaaaaCTTGCAAGAAAGGAGCTAAGGAAACTCAGAATG ACTGCAAATGAAGCTGGTGCACTCCGGGAAGCGAAGAATAAGCTTGAGAAAAAGTTGGATGATCTTACTTTAAGACTTACTTTGGAAAGAAGAATGCGG GCTGCTGGCGAGGAAACAAAGTTGGTGGAAATATCAAAGCGGGACAAAATAATAGAAACATTAAGCGCAGAATGTGCTGCAGCTAAATCATCTGCCCGAACTGAACATGACAAAAATCTGCTTCTCCAGAGGCAATTGAATGATTCTTTGGAAGAGATAGCTATGTTGCGCAGTAACAAGATTCTGAAAGCAGAAGAAGAAAAACAGAACTCTAATCTGAAG AACATAGTCAAATCATTATCGGAGAAGAATTCGTTATTGGAAAATGAACTTAGCACAGCTCGTAAAAGTAGCGATGATACAATGGAGAAACTGAAAGATGTGGAGGGGAAATGCACCCACCTCCAGGAAAATCTGGAAAA ATTGCAGGAGAAACTGACGAGCTTGGAAAATGAAAACCATGTTCTAAGGAATAAGGCGTTTAACATTTCTCCAAAAACAGTGTCTGAG AAGTTTTCTGCTTCAATTGGTCTTCCGAACAGCGAGCAGAAGCATATATTT GAAACCCCAACATCTACAAAACATCTGGCTGCTATTCCACATAGTACTGGGACGAGGAGACAAAAGTTGCCTGTTGAAAGGCATGAG GGAAACCATGAGATCTTATcaagatgcataaaagaaaatttaGGGTTCAAGGATGGCAAACCAGTTGCTGCATGTATCATCTATAAATGCCTTCTACACTGGCGTGCTTTTGAATCAGAGAGGACTGCGATTTTTGACCATGTAATTGAAGCCATAAATGGTGTTCTCAAG GCAAAGGAAGCAGATGGTAGACTACCTTATTGGCTGTCCAATACTTCTGCACTGCTATGCCTTCTGCAGAAGAATCTGCGGTCAAATGGATTTTTTGGTACACCTTCTCGCCGCTCTGCTGGATCTGTAGGGCTTGGTGGGAGGATAGGCCAA CTTGTAGGGCGTGGTGATACTCTGGCACAGGTGGATGCTAGGTATCCGGCGATACTGTTCAAACAGCAGTTGACCGCATGTGTTGAAAAGATATTCGGGCAGCTCAGGGATAATCTAAAAAAGGAAATATCGCCTCTTCTTAGTGTCTGCATTCAG GCTCCAAAGTCAACACGTGCACAAGCTGGAAAAGCTTCCAAATCACCAGGGGTTGGTGCGCAACAGCCATCAAACTCCCACTGGGACAACATTGTCAATTTTCTAAACTTGCTTATGGACACTTTACGTGAAAATTAT GTGCCGTCCTTCTTCATACGTAAACTTATCACTCAGCTATTCTCTTTCATCAATATACAACTTTTCAACAG tcttcttcttcggcgtgaaTGTTGTACATTCTCGAATGGAGAGTATGTTAAAGCTGGTCTGTCTTCGCTAGAGAAATGGATTACTGATGTTACGGAGGAG TTTGCAGGAACATCTTGGCATGAGCTTAATTATATCAGACAAGCTGTTGGTTTTTTG GTTATACACCAAAAAAGGAAGAAGACGCTTGAAGAGATCAGCCAAGATCTTTGTCCG TCTTTGAGTATTAGGCAAATCTACAGGATCTGCTCGATGTACTGGGACGACAAATACAATACTCAGGGAATATCAGAAGCG GTTGTATCTGCAATGCGGGAAATGGTCAACAAAGATACTGCAAACCTTGTGTCAAATTCCTTTTTGCTGGATGATGATTTAAG TATACCATTTTCCACCGAGGATTTATCGATGGCCATCCCAGCAACAGACTATGCTGATGTGGAGCTTCCGGAATGTCTTCATCAGCATCCATCAGTGCAGTTTCTGCTGGCCTCGTGA